The following coding sequences are from one Rhineura floridana isolate rRhiFlo1 chromosome 2, rRhiFlo1.hap2, whole genome shotgun sequence window:
- the RPRM gene encoding protein reprimo gives MNVSLGNQTAVAGLFLANSSDSLERVLRSFTPRSVVTDDGFVVTAPDERSLYIMRVVQIAVMCVLSLTVVFGIFFLGCNLLIKSEGMINFLVKDRRPSKEVEAVVVGPY, from the coding sequence ATGAACGTCTCGCTGGGGAATCAGACCGCTGTGGCGGGGCTCTTCCTGGCCAACAGTAGCGACTCTCTGGAGCGGGTGCTCCGATCCTTCACGCCGAGGTCGGTGGTGACCGACGACGGCTTCGTGGTGACGGCCCCGGACGAGAGGAGCCTGTACATCATGCGCGTGGTGCAGATCGCCGTCATGTGCGTCCTCTCCCTCACCGTCGTCTTCGGCATCTTCTTCCTGGGCTGCAACCTGCTCATCAAGTCCGAAGGCATGATCAACTTTCTGGTGAAGGACCGGAGGCCGTCCAAAGAGGTGGAGGCAGTGGTGGTGGGACCTTACTGA